The following proteins are encoded in a genomic region of Microcoleus sp. AS-A8:
- a CDS encoding GDSL-type esterase/lipase family protein, which produces MVKIVFLISLVFNIFILGLGSIWVYSKGGIPYIIRKTSFLQSAASRAKFMYDTPYYWERKSHFDTLPQSESDIVFLGDSLTNACEWHEFFRNVHLKNRGISGDTTNGLLNRIDEVIESKPRKIFMMIGINDLNQGRNVEVILNTYKIILKSFQDKTSKTEVFVQSILPLNNQKHPNNGTNNKIIELNAQLRILTQEFSFHYIDLFSAFLDENNQLDARYTIDGIHLNGQGYLVWKGLIEKDVR; this is translated from the coding sequence GTGGTTAAAATTGTCTTCCTCATTTCCCTAGTCTTTAATATATTCATTTTAGGGCTAGGCAGTATTTGGGTTTACTCAAAAGGCGGAATTCCTTATATAATTCGTAAAACTTCCTTCTTGCAAAGTGCAGCATCGAGAGCAAAATTTATGTATGACACCCCTTACTACTGGGAGAGAAAAAGCCACTTCGATACTTTACCCCAATCAGAATCAGATATCGTATTTTTGGGAGATAGCCTCACGAATGCCTGTGAATGGCATGAATTTTTTAGAAATGTTCACCTCAAAAATCGAGGAATTTCTGGGGATACTACCAATGGACTGTTAAACCGGATAGATGAGGTGATTGAATCCAAACCCCGGAAGATTTTTATGATGATTGGAATCAATGATTTGAATCAAGGAAGGAACGTCGAAGTTATTTTAAATACCTACAAAATAATTTTGAAGTCTTTTCAAGATAAGACCTCAAAAACAGAAGTTTTTGTGCAAAGCATTCTACCTCTAAATAATCAAAAACACCCTAACAATGGGACGAATAATAAAATTATTGAACTCAATGCTCAATTGAGAATTTTAACGCAAGAGTTTTCATTTCACTATATTGATTTATTCTCGGCTTTTTTGGATGAAAATAATCAATTAGACGCTCGATATACAATAGATGGCATCCATTTGAATGGGCAAGGATACTTGGTTTGGAAGGGATTGATTGAGAAAGATGTTCGGTAG
- the fusA gene encoding elongation factor G, which produces MIPRSNIRNIGISAHIDSGKTTLSERILYYTGKIHKIEEVRGGGAGATMDFMQLEQEKGITITSAATTCFWHDTQINLIDTPGHVDFTIEVERALRVLDGAIMVLCAVAGVQSQSITVDRQMKRYRVPRIAFINKMDRVGANPFRVVQALRDKLSLNAIPLQYPIGSEDKFEGVIDLIEMTASYFAGEKGEEHLILPVPANLRSEAEEAREKMLDRLSMFSEPMMEKLVEGEEVPKEMIWETIRKATLTLELTPVLMGSAYKNKGVQNLLDAVTLYLPSPEDREVVKAIDVETNEPVHVYPDPDGPLVALTFKLTDEETGQLTYTRIYSGTLRKGDTLYNTRTGRRLRIGRFVRMHANHRQEIAEAAVGDIVALIGMNCASGDTLCSEGTNLSLEGMFVPEPVITLSVTPKHQEDADRMSKALNRFMREDPTFRVSVDPESNQTLISGMGELHLDIYMERMKREYHAEVYAGAPAVAYRETISQAGKFDYTLKKQTGGSGDFAHVTGRIEPCDQPFVFEKRVVGGAIPSQFIPACEKGFRDALTSGLLIGYPVTGVKVILEGGSYHPVDSSELAFRVAAKHGFEQAFAMAKPIILEPIMLVDVETPNEYVGRIQGDLSSRRGLVLGSQTMEGYAVIRAEVPLKEMFGYSMTVRSLTAGQASFTMEFATYRPVPASQQAQLTAKALR; this is translated from the coding sequence ATGATTCCCCGAAGTAACATCCGAAACATTGGAATTTCTGCCCACATCGACTCTGGTAAGACAACCCTGTCGGAGCGGATTCTCTACTATACGGGCAAAATCCACAAAATTGAAGAAGTTCGGGGAGGTGGTGCCGGTGCCACAATGGACTTCATGCAGTTAGAGCAAGAAAAAGGCATTACGATTACCTCTGCTGCCACCACCTGCTTCTGGCATGACACCCAAATCAACCTGATCGACACTCCCGGACACGTAGACTTCACCATTGAAGTCGAGCGTGCCTTGCGGGTTCTCGATGGTGCGATTATGGTGCTGTGTGCGGTGGCGGGTGTCCAGTCACAGTCCATCACCGTGGATAGACAGATGAAGCGCTACCGAGTGCCGCGTATTGCCTTCATTAATAAGATGGATCGGGTGGGTGCCAATCCCTTCCGCGTTGTGCAAGCGCTTCGAGATAAGCTGAGTTTGAACGCCATACCCCTTCAGTATCCCATTGGCAGCGAGGACAAGTTTGAGGGCGTTATCGATTTAATTGAGATGACAGCAAGCTATTTTGCTGGAGAAAAAGGCGAAGAACACCTGATTCTACCGGTTCCTGCTAACTTGCGGAGTGAGGCAGAAGAGGCACGGGAAAAGATGCTTGATCGCCTCTCCATGTTCTCAGAACCGATGATGGAGAAACTGGTTGAGGGTGAAGAGGTTCCCAAGGAGATGATTTGGGAAACGATTCGCAAAGCAACATTAACTCTGGAATTGACTCCCGTGCTCATGGGTTCAGCTTACAAAAATAAAGGGGTGCAAAACCTGTTGGATGCCGTGACTCTCTACCTGCCATCACCAGAAGATCGGGAAGTGGTAAAGGCGATCGACGTGGAAACGAATGAGCCGGTTCATGTCTATCCTGACCCGGATGGCCCACTTGTCGCGCTCACGTTCAAACTTACCGACGAGGAAACCGGACAGCTAACCTACACTCGCATCTACTCCGGCACACTCCGCAAAGGAGATACCCTCTACAATACCCGTACTGGTCGGCGGCTGCGGATTGGGCGATTTGTGCGGATGCACGCCAACCACCGGCAAGAGATCGCAGAAGCGGCAGTGGGTGACATTGTGGCACTGATTGGTATGAACTGTGCCTCTGGCGATACCCTTTGTTCGGAAGGGACAAACCTCTCTTTAGAAGGGATGTTCGTACCAGAACCCGTGATTACCCTCTCCGTTACCCCGAAGCATCAGGAGGATGCGGATCGGATGTCGAAAGCGCTGAATCGCTTTATGCGTGAAGATCCAACGTTCCGGGTTAGTGTTGACCCAGAATCCAACCAAACCCTGATTTCGGGGATGGGTGAACTGCATCTCGACATCTATATGGAGCGGATGAAGCGGGAATACCATGCAGAGGTTTATGCGGGTGCGCCTGCTGTAGCTTACCGCGAAACCATCTCGCAGGCAGGGAAATTCGACTACACCCTGAAGAAGCAGACAGGAGGTTCCGGAGATTTCGCTCATGTCACAGGTCGAATTGAACCGTGCGATCAGCCGTTTGTGTTCGAGAAGCGGGTGGTTGGGGGTGCCATTCCCAGCCAATTTATCCCGGCGTGTGAGAAGGGGTTCCGTGATGCACTTACCAGTGGACTTCTCATCGGTTACCCGGTGACTGGGGTTAAGGTGATTCTGGAAGGGGGTTCGTACCACCCGGTTGATTCTTCGGAATTGGCATTCCGAGTTGCAGCCAAGCATGGCTTCGAGCAAGCCTTCGCTATGGCTAAGCCAATTATCCTGGAACCGATTATGCTTGTGGACGTGGAAACACCCAACGAGTATGTGGGACGGATACAGGGCGATTTATCCTCTCGGCGCGGATTGGTACTGGGTTCCCAGACGATGGAAGGGTATGCAGTGATTCGTGCTGAAGTACCACTCAAGGAAATGTTCGGGTACTCAATGACAGTGCGATCGCTCACTGCCGGTCAAGCTAGCTTCACGATGGAGTTTGCAACTTATCGTCCAGTTCCAGCTAGCCAACAAGCACAGCTAACCGCAAAGGCGCTTAGGTGA